In one window of Tenacibaculum mesophilum DNA:
- the rpoC gene encoding DNA-directed RNA polymerase subunit beta' has translation MARKNEKYTVKKFNKISIGLASPESILEASKGEVLKPETINYRTHKPERDGLFCERIFGPVKDYECACGKYKRIRYKGIVCDRCGVEVTEKKVRRDRVGHINLVVPVAHIWYFRSLPNKMGYLLGLPSKKLDMIIYYERYVVIQPGIAKNAEGEPLQKMDFLTEEEYLDIVDELPQENMYLEDSDPNKFIAKMGAECLIDLLERIDLDELSYQLRHKANTETSKQRKNEALKRLNVVEAFRDSQKNRENNPEWMIMKVIPVIPPELRPLVPLDGGRFATSDLNDLYRRVIIRNNRLKRLMEIKAPEVILRNEKRMLQESVDSLFDNTRKSSAVKTESNRPLKSLSDSLKGKQGRFRQNLLGKRVDYSARSVIVVGPELKLYECGLPKDMAAELYKPFVIRKLIERGIVKTVKSAKKIIDRKEPVVWDILENVIKGHPVLLNRAPTLHRLGIQAFQPKLIEGKAIRLHPLVCTAFNADFDGDQMAVHLPLGPEAILEAQLLMLASHNVLNPANGAPITVPSQDMVLGLYYMTKERKSTPEVPIKGEGLTFYSPEEVTIAYNEEQVDLNAGIKVRTKDFNENGELVTQLIETTVGRVLFNEVVPEQAGYINEVLTKKSLRGIIGNILKVTDIPSIGKFLDDIKGMGYKFAFQGGLSFSLGDIIIPEEKHTMIAEANEEVDGIVMNYNMGMLTQKERYNQVIDVWGSTNNRLTELSMKRLREDQQGFNSVFMMLDSGARGSKEQIRQLTGMRGLMAKPKKSTAGGGEIIENPILSNFKEGLSILEYFISTHGARKGLADTALKTADAGYLTRRLVDVSQDVIVNEEDCGTLRGLEVSALKKNDEIVEPLSERISGRTALYDVYAPTTDELLVEAGELITPILADKIEASGVDKVEVRSALTCESERGICEKCYGQSLSTGQKVQRGEAVGVIAAQSIGEPGTQLTLRTFHVGGVAGNISEDNKLIAKFDGSVTIDDLRTVKGKDSAGEEVDIVISRTAEIKITDKKTGIVLSTNIIPYGSIIFDKERKTIKKGDAVCQWDPFNGVIVSEFGGKVKFDNLEQGINYSVEVDEQTGFQEKVITDSKNKKIIPSLIIEDADGNALRSYSLPVGAHLMVNDGDKVETGKTLVKIPRKSGKAGDITGGLPRVTELFEARNPSNPAVVAQIDGVVSFGKIKRGNREIIIESKTGEIKKYLIKLSNQILVQENDFIKAGMPLSDGAITPIDILNIKGPSAVQEYLVNEIQEVYRLQGVKINDKHFEVVVRQMMRKVRIIDSGDTLFLENQLVHKTDFIKENDAIYGMKVVEDSGDSANLKPGQIVSARQLRDENSLLRREDKNLVVARDAQPATAEQVLQGITRASLQTKSFISAASFQETTKVLNEAAVNGKIDTLEGLKENVIVGKRIPAGTGMRAYEDIVVGPKDEIEQSL, from the coding sequence ATGGCAAGAAAAAACGAAAAATACACTGTTAAGAAGTTTAACAAAATTTCAATAGGTTTAGCATCACCTGAGTCTATTTTAGAGGCTTCTAAAGGAGAGGTGTTAAAACCAGAAACTATAAACTACCGTACACACAAACCAGAAAGAGATGGATTGTTTTGTGAGCGTATCTTTGGTCCTGTAAAAGACTATGAGTGTGCGTGTGGTAAATATAAAAGAATTCGATATAAAGGTATCGTTTGTGACCGTTGTGGTGTTGAAGTTACTGAGAAAAAAGTACGTAGAGATAGAGTAGGTCATATTAACTTAGTAGTACCAGTTGCACATATTTGGTACTTTAGATCATTACCTAACAAAATGGGATACCTTTTAGGGTTACCATCTAAGAAGTTAGATATGATTATTTACTACGAACGTTACGTAGTAATTCAACCAGGTATTGCTAAGAATGCCGAAGGAGAACCATTACAAAAAATGGACTTCTTAACTGAGGAAGAATACTTAGATATCGTAGATGAGCTTCCACAAGAAAATATGTATTTAGAAGATTCTGACCCTAATAAGTTTATCGCTAAAATGGGTGCAGAGTGTTTAATTGATTTATTAGAAAGAATCGATTTAGACGAGTTATCATATCAATTGCGTCATAAAGCAAACACTGAAACTTCTAAGCAACGTAAAAATGAAGCATTAAAGCGTCTAAATGTTGTAGAAGCATTCAGAGATTCTCAAAAAAATAGAGAAAACAATCCAGAATGGATGATTATGAAGGTAATTCCGGTTATTCCACCAGAATTACGTCCATTAGTACCATTAGATGGAGGTCGTTTTGCTACTTCTGACTTAAATGATTTATATCGTCGTGTAATTATCCGTAACAATCGTTTAAAACGATTAATGGAAATTAAAGCACCAGAAGTAATTTTACGTAATGAAAAACGTATGTTACAAGAATCAGTAGATTCATTATTTGATAACACACGTAAATCATCAGCTGTAAAAACAGAGTCTAACAGACCATTAAAATCATTATCTGATAGTTTAAAAGGTAAGCAAGGACGTTTCCGTCAAAACTTATTAGGTAAGCGTGTTGATTACTCTGCACGTTCGGTAATTGTTGTTGGACCAGAATTAAAATTATACGAATGTGGATTGCCAAAAGATATGGCAGCTGAATTATACAAACCTTTCGTTATTCGTAAGTTAATCGAAAGAGGAATTGTTAAGACAGTTAAATCTGCAAAGAAAATAATTGACAGAAAAGAACCAGTTGTTTGGGATATCTTAGAAAATGTAATTAAAGGACACCCTGTTTTATTAAACCGTGCCCCTACCTTACACCGTTTAGGTATTCAAGCTTTCCAACCAAAATTAATTGAAGGAAAGGCAATTCGTTTACACCCATTAGTATGTACGGCATTTAATGCCGATTTTGATGGGGATCAAATGGCGGTTCACTTACCATTAGGACCAGAAGCAATTTTAGAAGCACAGTTATTAATGTTAGCTTCTCATAATGTTTTAAACCCTGCAAATGGAGCACCAATTACGGTACCATCTCAGGATATGGTTTTAGGGTTATATTATATGACAAAAGAAAGAAAGTCAACTCCAGAAGTACCTATTAAAGGTGAAGGATTAACTTTCTATTCTCCAGAAGAAGTAACTATTGCTTATAATGAGGAGCAAGTAGACTTAAATGCTGGAATAAAAGTAAGAACTAAAGACTTTAACGAGAATGGTGAGTTAGTAACTCAATTAATAGAAACTACTGTTGGTAGAGTATTATTTAACGAAGTGGTACCTGAACAAGCAGGGTATATTAATGAGGTATTAACAAAGAAATCATTACGTGGAATTATTGGTAATATCCTAAAAGTAACAGATATTCCATCAATAGGTAAGTTCTTAGATGATATCAAAGGAATGGGGTATAAATTTGCCTTCCAAGGTGGTTTATCTTTCTCATTAGGAGATATCATTATTCCGGAAGAAAAACATACCATGATTGCTGAAGCGAACGAAGAAGTGGATGGAATTGTTATGAATTATAACATGGGTATGTTAACGCAAAAAGAACGTTATAATCAGGTAATTGATGTTTGGGGATCTACCAACAACCGATTAACTGAATTATCTATGAAGCGTTTACGTGAAGACCAGCAAGGATTTAACTCAGTGTTTATGATGTTAGATTCTGGAGCACGTGGATCGAAAGAGCAGATTCGTCAGTTAACTGGTATGCGTGGATTAATGGCAAAACCTAAAAAATCGACCGCAGGAGGTGGAGAAATTATTGAAAACCCAATTTTATCGAACTTTAAAGAAGGGTTATCAATTTTAGAATACTTTATCTCTACGCACGGTGCACGTAAAGGACTTGCCGATACCGCATTAAAAACAGCCGATGCAGGATATTTAACACGTCGTTTAGTAGACGTATCTCAAGATGTTATCGTAAACGAAGAAGATTGTGGTACATTAAGAGGATTAGAAGTTTCTGCCTTAAAGAAAAACGATGAAATCGTTGAACCTTTAAGTGAAAGAATTTCAGGACGTACAGCATTATATGATGTTTATGCTCCAACTACAGATGAATTATTAGTTGAAGCAGGAGAGTTGATTACTCCAATTTTAGCTGACAAAATTGAAGCATCAGGCGTAGATAAAGTTGAAGTTCGTTCAGCATTAACATGTGAATCTGAAAGAGGAATTTGTGAGAAATGTTACGGACAAAGTTTATCAACAGGTCAAAAAGTTCAAAGAGGTGAAGCAGTTGGTGTAATTGCTGCACAGTCTATTGGAGAACCAGGTACACAGTTAACATTACGTACATTCCACGTTGGAGGGGTAGCAGGAAACATTTCTGAAGACAATAAGTTAATCGCAAAATTCGACGGTTCTGTAACTATTGATGACTTACGTACTGTAAAAGGTAAAGATTCAGCAGGCGAAGAAGTAGATATCGTAATTTCTCGTACTGCAGAAATTAAAATTACTGATAAGAAAACAGGCATCGTATTAAGTACTAACATAATTCCTTACGGTTCTATTATCTTTGATAAAGAAAGAAAGACGATCAAGAAAGGAGATGCAGTATGTCAATGGGATCCATTTAACGGAGTTATTGTTTCTGAATTTGGAGGTAAAGTTAAGTTCGATAATTTAGAACAAGGAATTAACTATTCTGTAGAAGTCGATGAACAAACAGGATTCCAAGAAAAAGTAATAACAGATTCTAAGAATAAAAAAATCATTCCTTCATTAATTATTGAAGATGCTGATGGTAATGCTTTACGTTCGTATAGTTTACCTGTAGGAGCTCATTTAATGGTAAATGATGGAGATAAAGTAGAAACTGGTAAAACATTAGTTAAGATTCCTCGTAAGTCTGGTAAAGCAGGAGATATTACAGGAGGTTTACCACGTGTAACTGAGTTATTCGAAGCGCGTAACCCTTCTAACCCAGCTGTAGTAGCACAAATTGATGGAGTTGTGTCATTTGGTAAGATTAAGCGTGGTAACCGTGAAATTATTATCGAATCTAAAACAGGAGAGATTAAGAAATACTTAATTAAGTTATCTAATCAAATCTTAGTTCAAGAAAACGACTTTATCAAAGCAGGAATGCCATTATCTGATGGAGCAATTACTCCTATTGATATCTTAAATATCAAAGGACCTTCAGCAGTTCAAGAATACTTAGTAAACGAGATCCAAGAAGTATACCGTTTACAAGGGGTAAAAATTAACGACAAGCACTTTGAAGTAGTAGTACGTCAAATGATGCGTAAAGTTAGAATTATTGATTCAGGAGATACTTTATTCTTAGAAAATCAATTAGTTCATAAAACGGATTTCATCAAAGAAAATGACGCTATTTATGGAATGAAAGTTGTTGAAGACTCAGGAGATTCTGCTAACTTGAAACCAGGACAAATAGTTTCAGCTCGTCAATTAAGAGATGAAAACTCTTTATTACGTAGAGAAGATAAAAACTTAGTAGTAGCACGTGATGCTCAACCAGCAACAGCTGAGCAAGTATTACAAGGTATTACAAGAGCATCGTTACAAACGAAGTCATTTATCTCAGCTGCATCATTCCAGGAAACAACTAAAGTATTAAATGAAGCCGCTGTAAATGGTAAAATTGATACCTTAGAAGGATTAAAAGAAAACGTAATTGTTGGTAAACGTATACCAGCAGGTACAGGAATGAGAGCTTACGAAGATATCGTAGTTGGACCTAAGGATGAGATTGAACAAAGTTTATAA
- the rpoB gene encoding DNA-directed RNA polymerase subunit beta, which translates to MATINTTERINFASSQLGADYPDFLDIQVKSFQDFFQLQTKAEERGEEGLYKTFMDNFPITDTRNQFVLEFLDYFVDPPRYSIQECIERGLTHSVPLKARLKLYCTDPEHEDFETIVQDVYLGTIPYMTNSGTFIINGAERVVVSQLHRSPGVFFGQSFHANGTKLYSARVIPFKGSWIEFATDINQVMYAYIDRKKKLPVTTLFRAIGFERDKDILEIFDLAEEVKVSKAGLKKVLGRKLAARVLKTWHEDFVDEDTGEVVSIERNEIIFDRDTIIEKEHIDEIIEAGAKTVLLHKEDNQQADYAIIHNTLQKDPTNSEKEAVEHVYRQLRNAEPPDEETARGIIEKLFFSEQRYSLGEVGRFRMNTKLQLNEDLDQKVLTKNDIITIIKYLIELINSKAEVDDIDHLSNRRVRTVGEQLAGQFGVGLARMARTIRERMNVRDNEVFTPIDLINAKTLSSVINSFFGTNQLSQFMDQTNPLAEITHKRRLSALGPGGLSRERAGFEVRDVHYTHYGRLCPIETPEGPNIGLISSLAVYAKVNNMGFIETPYKKVDNGSVSSEEPIYLSAEEEEGMKIAQSNLPVANDGKIESERVIAREEGDFPVENPEAINYMDVAPNQIASISASLIPFLEHDDANRALMGSNMMRQAVPLLRPESPIVGTGLERRVAKDSRILINAEGAGVVEYVDANKITIKYDRTEEERMVSFDSDEVSYDLIKFRKTNQGTNINLKPIVKVGDRVEEGQVLCEGYATQKGELALGRNMKVAFMPWKGYNFEDAIVISEKVVREDIFTSIHIDEYSLDVRDTKLGAEELTNDIPNVSEEATKDLDENGMIRIGAEVNPGDILIGKITPKGESDPTPEEKLLRAIFGDKAGDVKDASLKASPSLRGVVINKKLFKRAVKDKNKRARDKEAIAALEASYVSKFEELKDVLVEKLFNLVSGKTSQGVYNDLGEEVLPKGKKFTQKMLNSVEDFTHLSGTWTTDKDLNQLVVELVHNYKIKVNDLQGVLRREKFTISVGDELPAGILKLAKIYVAKKRKLKVGDKMAGRHGNKGIVARIVRQEDMPFLEDGTPVDIVLNPLGVPSRMNIGQIYETVLGWAGQKLGQKYATPIFDGAKIDQINALTDEAGIPRYGHTYLYDGGTGKRFDQPATVGVIYMIKLGHMIEDKMHARSIGPYSLITQQPLGGKAQFGGQRFGEMEVWALEAYGASSILREILTVKSDDVLGRAKTYESIVKGEAMPEPGLPESFNVLMHELKGLGLDVKLEE; encoded by the coding sequence TTGGCAACGATAAATACTACTGAAAGAATTAACTTCGCGTCATCGCAGTTAGGAGCTGATTATCCAGACTTTTTAGATATTCAGGTGAAGTCTTTTCAAGATTTCTTCCAATTGCAAACTAAAGCTGAAGAGCGAGGAGAAGAAGGTTTGTATAAAACTTTCATGGATAACTTCCCGATTACAGATACACGTAATCAATTTGTATTAGAATTTTTAGACTACTTTGTAGATCCTCCAAGGTATAGCATTCAAGAATGTATCGAGCGTGGATTAACTCACAGTGTACCTCTAAAAGCACGTTTAAAATTATATTGTACTGACCCAGAACACGAAGATTTCGAAACAATCGTTCAAGATGTGTATTTAGGTACAATTCCTTATATGACAAACTCTGGTACCTTTATTATTAATGGTGCAGAAAGAGTTGTAGTGTCACAATTACACCGTTCACCAGGTGTATTCTTTGGGCAATCTTTCCACGCTAATGGAACCAAGTTATACTCTGCAAGAGTAATTCCATTCAAAGGTTCTTGGATTGAATTTGCTACCGATATCAATCAAGTAATGTATGCTTATATTGATAGAAAGAAAAAATTACCAGTAACAACGTTATTCAGAGCCATAGGTTTTGAAAGAGATAAAGATATTTTAGAGATTTTTGATTTAGCTGAAGAAGTAAAAGTTTCTAAAGCTGGATTAAAGAAAGTATTAGGGCGTAAATTAGCAGCAAGAGTATTAAAAACTTGGCATGAAGATTTCGTAGATGAAGATACAGGAGAAGTTGTCTCTATTGAGCGTAACGAAATCATTTTCGACCGTGATACTATTATAGAAAAAGAACATATTGATGAAATAATTGAAGCAGGTGCAAAAACAGTCTTGTTACATAAAGAAGACAATCAGCAAGCTGATTATGCCATCATTCACAATACATTACAAAAAGACCCTACAAACTCTGAAAAGGAAGCTGTAGAGCATGTATATAGACAATTACGTAATGCTGAACCGCCAGATGAGGAAACTGCAAGAGGTATTATTGAAAAATTATTCTTCTCAGAGCAACGTTATAGTTTAGGTGAAGTAGGACGTTTTAGAATGAATACTAAACTTCAGTTAAATGAAGATTTAGATCAAAAAGTATTAACTAAGAATGATATCATTACAATCATTAAGTACTTAATTGAATTAATCAATTCAAAGGCTGAAGTAGATGATATCGATCACTTATCTAATCGTCGTGTTAGAACTGTTGGTGAGCAATTAGCAGGTCAATTTGGTGTAGGTTTAGCTCGTATGGCACGTACTATTCGTGAGAGAATGAATGTTCGTGATAATGAGGTCTTTACTCCAATCGACTTAATTAACGCTAAGACGTTATCTTCAGTAATTAACTCCTTCTTTGGTACCAACCAGTTATCTCAATTTATGGATCAAACAAATCCATTAGCAGAGATTACTCATAAGCGTCGTTTATCAGCTTTAGGACCTGGAGGTTTATCACGTGAAAGAGCAGGTTTCGAGGTTCGTGACGTTCACTATACGCATTATGGTCGTTTATGTCCGATTGAAACACCTGAAGGACCAAACATTGGACTTATTTCTTCTTTAGCGGTTTATGCTAAAGTAAATAATATGGGATTCATTGAAACTCCATACAAAAAGGTAGATAATGGTTCAGTCTCTTCTGAAGAACCAATTTATTTATCAGCAGAAGAAGAAGAAGGAATGAAAATTGCTCAATCTAATTTACCAGTAGCAAATGATGGTAAAATAGAGAGCGAAAGAGTTATTGCACGTGAAGAAGGAGATTTTCCAGTGGAAAACCCTGAAGCAATTAATTATATGGACGTTGCTCCTAATCAAATTGCTTCGATTTCGGCATCATTAATTCCTTTCTTAGAGCATGATGATGCGAACCGTGCACTGATGGGATCGAACATGATGCGTCAAGCAGTTCCATTATTACGTCCAGAGTCTCCAATTGTTGGTACTGGTTTAGAACGTAGAGTAGCAAAAGATTCTCGTATCTTAATCAATGCTGAAGGAGCAGGAGTTGTAGAATATGTAGACGCCAATAAAATAACAATTAAGTACGATAGGACAGAAGAAGAGCGCATGGTTAGCTTTGATTCTGATGAAGTGTCGTACGACTTAATTAAGTTTAGAAAAACAAACCAAGGTACTAATATCAACTTAAAACCGATTGTAAAAGTAGGTGATAGAGTAGAAGAAGGTCAAGTACTTTGTGAAGGATATGCAACACAAAAAGGAGAATTAGCTTTAGGTAGAAACATGAAAGTAGCCTTTATGCCTTGGAAAGGGTATAACTTTGAGGATGCGATTGTGATTTCTGAAAAAGTAGTTCGTGAAGATATCTTTACTTCTATTCATATTGATGAATATTCATTAGATGTTCGTGATACTAAATTAGGAGCTGAAGAATTAACAAACGATATTCCTAATGTTTCTGAAGAGGCTACAAAAGACTTAGATGAAAATGGAATGATTCGTATTGGAGCAGAAGTAAATCCTGGTGATATTTTAATTGGTAAAATTACACCAAAAGGAGAATCTGACCCTACCCCAGAAGAAAAGTTATTACGTGCTATCTTTGGTGATAAAGCAGGAGATGTAAAAGATGCATCATTAAAAGCGTCTCCATCATTAAGAGGAGTTGTAATTAACAAAAAATTATTCAAACGCGCAGTAAAAGATAAGAATAAGCGTGCTCGTGATAAAGAAGCAATAGCAGCTTTAGAAGCATCTTATGTGTCTAAGTTTGAAGAATTAAAAGATGTTTTAGTTGAAAAGTTATTCAACTTAGTATCAGGAAAAACTTCTCAAGGAGTGTATAACGACTTAGGAGAAGAAGTATTGCCAAAAGGTAAAAAGTTTACACAAAAAATGTTAAACTCTGTAGAAGACTTTACACATTTAAGTGGAACTTGGACTACTGATAAAGACTTAAATCAATTAGTTGTAGAATTAGTTCACAATTACAAGATTAAAGTAAACGACCTACAAGGAGTTTTACGTCGTGAGAAATTTACAATCTCTGTAGGAGACGAATTACCAGCAGGTATCTTAAAACTTGCTAAAATTTATGTAGCTAAGAAACGTAAATTAAAAGTAGGAGATAAGATGGCAGGACGTCACGGAAATAAAGGTATTGTTGCACGTATTGTACGTCAAGAAGATATGCCTTTCTTAGAAGACGGAACACCAGTAGATATCGTATTAAACCCATTAGGGGTACCATCTCGTATGAACATTGGTCAGATTTATGAAACTGTTCTTGGATGGGCAGGTCAAAAATTAGGTCAAAAGTATGCAACACCAATTTTTGATGGTGCAAAAATTGATCAAATCAATGCTTTAACTGATGAAGCAGGAATACCACGTTACGGACACACATATTTATATGATGGAGGTACAGGTAAACGTTTCGATCAGCCTGCAACGGTAGGAGTAATTTATATGATTAAGTTAGGTCACATGATTGAAGATAAGATGCACGCGCGTTCTATTGGACCTTACTCATTAATTACTCAGCAACCATTAGGAGGTAAAGCACAGTTTGGAGGTCAGCGTTTTGGTGAGATGGAGGTATGGGCACTTGAAGCATATGGTGCATCAAGTATCTTACGAGAAATCTTAACTGTTAAGTCTGATGATGTATTAGGTAGAGCAAAAACTTACGAGTCTATCGTTAAAGGAGAAGCAATGCCAGAACCAGGTTTACCAGAATCATTTAACGTATTAATGCACGAACTTAAAGGTTTAGGATTAGACGTTAAATTAGAAGAATAA
- the rplL gene encoding 50S ribosomal protein L7/L12, with amino-acid sequence MADLKDFAEQLVNLTVKEVNELADILKEEYGIEPAAAAVAVAGPAAGGGDAAEEKTEFDVILKAAGGSKLAVVKLVKELTGLGLKEAKGIVDSAPAPIKEGVSKDEAEGLKKSLEEAGAEVELK; translated from the coding sequence ATGGCAGATTTAAAAGATTTCGCAGAACAATTAGTTAACTTAACAGTAAAAGAAGTTAATGAATTAGCTGATATTTTAAAAGAAGAGTATGGTATTGAGCCAGCAGCAGCAGCAGTAGCAGTAGCAGGACCAGCAGCAGGTGGTGGAGATGCAGCAGAAGAGAAAACTGAGTTTGATGTAATCTTAAAAGCAGCTGGAGGATCTAAATTAGCAGTTGTAAAATTAGTTAAAGAATTAACTGGATTAGGATTAAAAGAAGCTAAAGGTATTGTAGATAGCGCACCAGCACCAATCAAAGAAGGTGTATCTAAAGATGAGGCTGAAGGTCTTAAAAAGTCTTTAGAAGAAGCAGGAGCTGAGGTAGAGCTTAAGTAA
- the rplJ gene encoding 50S ribosomal protein L10, which yields MTREEKSQVIQDLTAQLADTSTIYLADISGLDAATTSNLRRACFKANVQLAVVKNTLLSKAMEASDKDFGELPEVLKGNTSMLIAEAANAPAKVIKEFRKKSKDRPLLKGAYVEEAVYIGDDQLDALVNIKSREELIGDIITLLQSPAKNVVSALQSGGGKLSGILKTLSEK from the coding sequence ATGACTAGAGAGGAAAAATCACAAGTAATACAAGATTTAACAGCACAATTAGCAGATACTAGCACGATCTATTTAGCAGATATTTCTGGTTTAGATGCAGCTACTACATCTAACTTACGTAGAGCATGTTTTAAAGCGAACGTACAATTGGCTGTTGTTAAAAACACATTGCTTTCAAAAGCAATGGAAGCTTCTGATAAAGATTTCGGAGAATTACCAGAGGTATTAAAAGGTAACACTTCAATGTTAATTGCTGAAGCAGCAAATGCACCAGCAAAAGTTATCAAAGAGTTCAGAAAAAAATCAAAAGACCGTCCTTTATTAAAAGGAGCGTATGTAGAAGAGGCAGTTTATATTGGAGATGACCAATTAGATGCTCTTGTAAACATCAAATCTAGAGAAGAACTTATTGGAGATATTATTACCTTATTACAATCTCCTGCTAAGAATGTTGTTTCAGCATTACAGTCAGGTGGAGGTAAATTATCAGGTATCTTAAAGACATTATCAGAAAAATAA
- the rplA gene encoding 50S ribosomal protein L1 yields the protein MAITRKQKEARAKVDSSKVYSLQDASALVKEITNVKFDASVDLAVRLGVDPRKANQMVRGVVTLPHGTGKDVKVLALVTPDKEAEAKEAGADYVGLDEYLQKIKGGWTDVDVIITMPSVMGKLGPLGRVLGPRGLMPNPKTGTVTMDVAKAVQEVKAGKIDFKVDKTGIVHAAIGKASFDAAKIEENANELIQTLIKLKPTAAKGTYIKSIFMSSTMSPSVAVDVKTVS from the coding sequence ATGGCAATTACTAGAAAGCAAAAAGAAGCTCGTGCTAAAGTAGATAGCTCTAAAGTTTATAGCTTACAAGATGCATCAGCATTAGTTAAAGAGATTACAAATGTAAAGTTTGACGCATCTGTAGATTTAGCAGTACGTTTAGGAGTAGATCCTCGTAAAGCTAATCAAATGGTTCGTGGTGTTGTAACATTACCTCACGGAACTGGTAAAGATGTAAAAGTTTTAGCATTAGTTACTCCAGATAAAGAAGCAGAAGCTAAAGAAGCTGGTGCTGATTACGTTGGATTAGATGAGTACCTTCAAAAAATTAAAGGAGGTTGGACTGATGTTGACGTTATTATTACTATGCCAAGCGTAATGGGTAAATTAGGTCCTTTAGGACGTGTATTAGGTCCTCGTGGTTTAATGCCTAACCCTAAAACTGGTACAGTAACTATGGATGTTGCAAAAGCAGTACAAGAAGTAAAAGCTGGTAAAATCGACTTTAAAGTAGATAAAACTGGTATTGTACACGCTGCAATCGGAAAAGCATCTTTCGATGCTGCAAAGATTGAAGAAAATGCAAACGAGTTAATTCAAACATTAATTAAATTAAAGCCAACAGCGGCTAAAGGAACTTATATTAAAAGTATTTTTATGTCTTCTACTATGAGTCCTAGTGTAGCTGTAGATGTTAAAACAGTATCGTAA
- the rplK gene encoding 50S ribosomal protein L11 has translation MAKEVSKLVKLQVRGGAANPSPPVGPALGAAGVNIMEFCKQFNARTQDKQGKVLPVVITVYTDKSFEFVVKTPPAAVQLLEAAKIKKGSGEPNRKKVASVSWDQIRGIAEDKMVDMNAFEVESAMRMIAGTARSMGLTVTGDAPA, from the coding sequence ATGGCAAAAGAAGTAAGTAAATTAGTTAAACTACAAGTTAGGGGAGGTGCAGCGAATCCGTCGCCACCAGTTGGACCCGCTTTAGGTGCTGCCGGTGTTAACATCATGGAGTTCTGTAAGCAGTTTAATGCTCGTACACAGGACAAACAAGGTAAAGTATTACCTGTTGTTATTACAGTTTATACAGACAAATCATTTGAGTTTGTTGTAAAAACTCCACCAGCTGCAGTACAATTATTAGAAGCGGCCAAAATTAAGAAAGGTTCAGGAGAACCTAATAGGAAAAAAGTAGCAAGCGTTTCTTGGGATCAAATTCGTGGAATTGCAGAAGACAAAATGGTAGATATGAATGCCTTTGAAGTAGAGTCTGCAATGAGAATGATTGCTGGAACAGCTCGTTCTATGGGATTAACAGTAACAGGTGATGCACCTGCTTAA
- the nusG gene encoding transcription termination/antitermination protein NusG — MADSVMKWYVVRAIGGQENKVKTYIETEIARHGLSDFVNQVIVPTEKVIQVRNGKKINRERVYFPGYVMVEANLAGEVPHVIKSVTGVIGFLGETKGGDPVPMRKSEVNRMLGKVDELSVKDENIAIPYSVGETVKVIDGPFNGFDGTVEKVNEEKRKLEVMVKIFGRKTPLELNYMQVEKI; from the coding sequence ATGGCTGATTCGGTGATGAAGTGGTATGTGGTAAGAGCTATTGGAGGTCAAGAAAATAAAGTGAAAACTTACATTGAGACTGAAATTGCTCGTCATGGGTTGTCTGATTTTGTGAACCAAGTAATTGTTCCTACAGAAAAAGTTATTCAAGTAAGAAACGGAAAGAAAATAAACAGAGAAAGAGTTTACTTTCCTGGTTATGTAATGGTTGAGGCTAATTTAGCAGGGGAAGTTCCTCACGTAATTAAATCAGTAACAGGTGTTATTGGTTTCTTAGGAGAAACAAAAGGAGGTGACCCTGTACCAATGCGTAAATCAGAAGTAAACAGAATGTTAGGTAAAGTTGATGAACTTTCTGTTAAAGATGAAAATATTGCAATTCCTTATTCAGTTGGAGAAACTGTAAAAGTAATTGATGGTCCTTTCAATGGGTTTGATGGAACTGTTGAAAAGGTAAATGAAGAAAAGCGTAAGTTAGAAGTAATGGTAAAGATTTTCGGAAGAAAAACTCCATTAGAGTTAAACTATATGCAAGTAGAGAAAATATAA
- the secE gene encoding preprotein translocase subunit SecE codes for MSNFIQYIKDSFEELNTNMTWISREEAQKSTVVVAAFTIVFALAVAGIDKVFQTGLDNFFKMF; via the coding sequence ATGAGTAACTTTATACAATACATTAAAGATTCTTTTGAAGAATTAAATACCAACATGACTTGGATTTCTCGTGAAGAAGCTCAAAAGTCTACTGTAGTAGTTGCAGCATTTACAATTGTATTTGCTTTAGCTGTAGCGGGGATAGATAAGGTTTTTCAAACAGGGTTAGATAACTTCTTTAAAATGTTTTAA